CGCCCGCGACAACCGGCCCGTCTGGTTGATCGGTGTTCGGACGAACCCACCGGCTTTCCCCGTCTGTGAGCCGTGAGATCGTGTCGTAACTCGTCCGATTTTCCCGTGTCTGTCCCCCGTCTGCAAGCGCTGCATAACTATTCTATGCCCACCACACCACGCACCTATGTGGCCGTGGGAACACGCGATCGTCGGCTATGTCGTCTATTCACTGCTCAGCCACGTCGTCTTCCGGGACTCTCCCGGCGGACTCGACGCGTTCACGGTCGTCTTCGCGTCGGTTCTCCCGGATTTGATCGACAAACCGCTCGCGTGGGAGTTCGGCGTCTTCGACGCCGGCTACGCGCTCGGACACTCGCTGTTTTTCCTCGTCCCGCTCTCGATCGCCGTCGGTACGATCACGCACGCGGCCGGCCGTCCACGAACGGGAGTCGCCCTCGCGATCGGGTCCCTCTTGCACCCGCTGGGTGATCTCCTGTACACCTATCTCAGCGAGGGTGTGGTTTATCTCGAAATCGTACTCTGGCCGGTCGCGACCGTCCCGTCGAGCTCTCCCAGTCAGGGGTTCCTCGAGTCGTTCGCGATGCTGTTCGGTCGATATCTCCAGGAGATACTCGCCGGTGACGTCTCCACGTACGTCCGGCTCCAGTTCGGGCTTGCCGCGTTCGCGTTCCTTCTCTGGCTCTACGATGGCGTGCCCGTTCTCCGCGAGTTCCTGTCGGGATGTCAGCGGCTCGTGCTCGTTCGGAACGGGTCGGAACGGGACGGATAATCCGAGGCGGCCGCTATCGATTCGATCGCTCTCGTCCGCGCCCTCTTACCCGCAGTAACAGTTGCCGTCCGGACAGTGCGCCATTTCTTGCTCACCGACGTCGACACCGAGCGACGAGAGCGAGCCGAGGAACTGCTGGCTCGCGTCGGTATCGGGACGGACGCTTCCGGCGATCGCGCCCGTCGGCGATTCACCCGCATCGATCGTCGTAGCGACCGTTCGGTTCGCGTGATCGATCACCGCGACCTGATTCGCCGTCTGCACCGGAACGTAGAGCTTCTCGCGACGCGGGCCCCACGCGCCCGAGATCGACCGCCCGCCAACGTCGAGCTCGCGATCGACGGCTCCCGCCTCGAGGTCGATCACCGTCACGCTCTCGGCGTCGGGCGTAAAGAGATATGCCACCTCGCTGTCGGGCCCGATTTCGCTCGTAATCGGGGCCGCAGGCAACCCGTCGTCTCGCGTGATTCGCTCACGCTCGACCGGCTCCGTCGGATCCGACACGTCCCAGACACTTTCCGATCCCTCGCGCGGTACTGACGGGTTCGAACCGAGCTCTCCCTCACCGTTTTCGACGATCAGGAGCTCCCCATCGAACGAGGCCGTCGCCATGAACGGCAATACCTTCCCGTCGCCGGCGGGCTCACCGACGTCGACTCGCGTAACGACCTCGAACGGGTCGATCGAGACGACGGCCAGCGTCTCGTTCGCGATCTCCGGCACGAACGCGTATTCGCCGTCCGGCGCGAGGGTGACGTCGCAGGGGCCCGTGTACTCGGTCTCGATCTCGCCAGTGACCGATGCGAACTCGTTGCGCTCGCGGTTCGCACCGATCCGACTGATGGTGTGTGTTTCAGGCTCGTCCGGATCAGGATCGAGCGTCGTCGTCCCGCCCGACGCGACCACCAGATGCTCCTCGTCCGGCGTCAGGTTCGGATAGTTCGCCCCGTAGCCCGTCTCGACGCTGCCGATCCCGTCCAGCGTGTGCTGGTCGAACGCGCGAACGCCCCCGCTGACGTTGAGCCAGCACGCGTCGTACGACGACTCCGCACTCGTCCCGTACTGATTTGCGGGAAACGACGCCGTCGTATCGATGAACGGACTCTCGAGGAGCTCGTCCGTTTCGGCGTCGATGACGCTGACCGTCCGATCGCCGTTGTTGAACACGTACACCGTCAGTGCGCGCTCGGTGCGTTCCTCCGAGAGACAGCCCGACACGGCCACTGCTGCACCTACCGTTGCCGACGACTCGAGGAGCCGTCGCCGATCGATACCGCCGGCAAACGGATCGATCGGCTCCGTAGTCG
This portion of the Natrinema salinisoli genome encodes:
- a CDS encoding metal-dependent hydrolase; translation: MWPWEHAIVGYVVYSLLSHVVFRDSPGGLDAFTVVFASVLPDLIDKPLAWEFGVFDAGYALGHSLFFLVPLSIAVGTITHAAGRPRTGVALAIGSLLHPLGDLLYTYLSEGVVYLEIVLWPVATVPSSSPSQGFLESFAMLFGRYLQEILAGDVSTYVRLQFGLAAFAFLLWLYDGVPVLREFLSGCQRLVLVRNGSERDG